The following proteins are encoded in a genomic region of Xanthomonas citri pv. mangiferaeindicae:
- a CDS encoding cell envelope biogenesis protein OmpA: MRKLSTAGLTTAIAGVLLLTSCASYTGQTNAPDDPNRTRNNALIGAGIGAVAGLLSGSDATERRQRALVGAGVGGLAGGAIGAYQDRQEAELRRQTQGTGIQVDREGDVIKLNLPDGVTFDFGKADLKAQFYPALNNVARTLAEYDKTIVEISGHTDSVGSDAVNQRLSEQRANAVGNYLIGQGLLRQRFEIVGFGKTRPIADNSTEQGRAANRRVEVRVVPLQG; the protein is encoded by the coding sequence ATGCGCAAACTGAGCACCGCAGGCCTGACCACGGCCATCGCAGGCGTCCTGTTGCTGACCAGCTGCGCCAGCTACACCGGCCAGACCAACGCGCCCGACGATCCGAATCGCACGCGCAACAATGCCCTGATCGGTGCCGGCATCGGCGCAGTTGCGGGCCTGCTCAGCGGGTCGGATGCAACCGAACGCCGCCAGCGTGCGCTCGTCGGCGCCGGTGTCGGTGGCCTGGCCGGTGGCGCGATCGGTGCCTATCAGGATCGCCAGGAAGCCGAACTGCGTCGCCAGACCCAGGGCACCGGTATCCAGGTCGATCGCGAAGGCGACGTCATCAAGCTCAATCTGCCTGACGGCGTGACCTTCGACTTCGGCAAGGCCGATCTGAAGGCCCAGTTCTATCCCGCGCTCAACAACGTCGCGCGCACGCTGGCCGAGTACGACAAGACCATCGTCGAGATCTCGGGCCATACCGACAGCGTCGGCAGCGATGCGGTCAATCAGCGACTGTCGGAACAGCGCGCCAATGCGGTGGGCAACTACCTGATCGGCCAGGGCCTGCTGCGCCAGCGCTTCGAGATCGTCGGCTTCGGCAAGACGCGTCCGATCGCCGACAACAGCACCGAACAGGGCCGGGCGGCCAACCGCCGCGTCGAGGTCCGTGTGGTGCCGCTGCAGGGCTGA
- a CDS encoding TetR family transcriptional regulator yields the protein MSGTRQFSTKDKILGAAEELFAANGFAGTSLRQVTSRADVNIAAVNYHFGSKENLVNEVFRRRMDQMSAQRLAQLRRALAEQPGQIEPIIAAFVDPALDMAIGRNGNGGFVRVIARAYVEKNDALRKFLSEQYGHVPREFASALSTCLPGLGKAELYGRLDFLAGALTYAMADFGLIKRPHGTTEAEHRTRIAGELIRFSAAGFRA from the coding sequence ATGAGCGGTACGCGGCAGTTTTCGACCAAGGACAAGATCCTGGGCGCAGCCGAGGAGCTGTTCGCGGCCAATGGATTTGCCGGCACCTCGCTGCGGCAGGTCACCAGCCGCGCCGACGTCAATATCGCCGCGGTCAACTACCACTTCGGCAGCAAGGAGAACCTCGTCAACGAGGTGTTCCGCCGGCGCATGGACCAGATGAGCGCGCAGCGCCTGGCCCAACTGCGCCGGGCGCTGGCCGAGCAGCCCGGGCAGATCGAGCCGATCATCGCCGCCTTCGTCGATCCGGCGCTGGACATGGCGATCGGTCGCAACGGCAACGGCGGGTTCGTGCGGGTGATCGCACGCGCCTATGTCGAGAAGAACGATGCGCTGCGCAAGTTCCTGTCCGAGCAGTACGGCCACGTGCCGCGCGAGTTCGCCTCGGCCCTGTCCACCTGTCTGCCGGGACTGGGCAAGGCCGAGCTTTATGGCCGGCTGGATTTCCTGGCCGGCGCACTGACCTATGCGATGGCGGACTTCGGCTTGATCAAGCGGCCGCACGGCACCACCGAGGCCGAACACCGCACCCGGATCGCCGGCGAACTGATTCGCTTCTCTGCCGCCGGTTTCCGCGCCTGA
- a CDS encoding multidrug transporter: MSVPGDKSSDSRAAPLRNPGFRALLGYRILTILSYQIVAVTVGWQIYAATQNPWMLGLVGLAEVLPYFCVAPFAGYLVDHLPRRKLGMAAAAGLAITPVLLALLSLDGLGDHVWLIYLPIMLTGMVRAFLGPVYNALFARVLPREQFARGASLGSIAFQSAVVVGPAIGGFVVGWAGEASAYALASVLALGVIVFLARMRVTEPPRMLQRAPIFASIAEGARFVFGHQILLGALALDMFAVLFGGAISLAPAFIHDILHWGPEGLGILRGAPALGSVAMGIWLARHPIQRNAGRFLLLAVGGFGLCMIGFGLSTAFWLSAFFLLLSGMCDGVSVVMRSTIMQLATPDHMRGRVSSINGLFVGSSNEIGAFYMGSMARLLGLVPAVVLGGFMTMGVVATTAWKAPRLRRLDLRELQ, translated from the coding sequence GTGAGCGTACCCGGCGACAAGTCTTCCGACAGCCGGGCCGCGCCGCTGCGCAATCCAGGCTTTCGTGCATTGCTGGGCTATCGCATCCTGACGATCCTGTCCTACCAGATCGTTGCGGTCACCGTCGGCTGGCAGATCTACGCCGCAACCCAGAACCCGTGGATGCTCGGACTGGTGGGGCTGGCCGAAGTGCTGCCCTACTTCTGCGTAGCGCCGTTCGCCGGCTACCTGGTCGATCACCTGCCCCGGCGCAAGCTGGGCATGGCGGCGGCCGCAGGCCTGGCAATCACACCGGTGCTGCTCGCCCTGCTGTCACTCGACGGGCTGGGCGACCACGTCTGGCTGATCTATCTGCCGATCATGCTGACCGGCATGGTGCGGGCGTTTCTGGGACCGGTCTACAACGCGCTGTTCGCGCGTGTGCTGCCGCGCGAGCAGTTCGCGCGGGGCGCCAGCCTGGGCAGCATCGCCTTCCAGAGCGCGGTCGTGGTGGGCCCGGCGATCGGCGGATTCGTCGTCGGGTGGGCCGGCGAAGCCAGCGCCTATGCGCTGGCCTCGGTGCTGGCGCTGGGCGTGATCGTGTTCTTGGCGCGGATGCGCGTGACCGAGCCGCCGCGCATGCTGCAACGCGCCCCGATTTTCGCCAGCATCGCCGAAGGCGCGCGCTTCGTATTCGGCCACCAGATCCTGCTCGGCGCGCTGGCGCTGGACATGTTCGCGGTGCTGTTCGGCGGCGCAATCTCGCTGGCGCCTGCCTTCATCCACGACATCCTGCACTGGGGCCCCGAGGGCCTGGGCATCCTGCGCGGCGCGCCGGCACTGGGCTCGGTGGCAATGGGCATCTGGCTGGCTCGGCATCCCATCCAGCGCAACGCCGGCCGCTTCCTGCTGCTCGCGGTCGGTGGCTTCGGTCTGTGCATGATCGGCTTTGGCCTGTCCACTGCGTTCTGGCTGTCAGCGTTTTTCCTGCTGCTGTCGGGCATGTGCGACGGGGTGTCGGTGGTCATGCGCTCGACGATCATGCAGTTGGCGACGCCCGACCACATGCGCGGCCGGGTGTCGTCGATCAATGGCCTGTTCGTGGGCTCGTCCAACGAGATCGGCGCGTTCTACATGGGCTCGATGGCCCGCCTGCTCGGCCTGGTGCCGGCCGTCGTGCTCGGCGGCTTCATGACGATGGGCGTGGTCGCGACGACGGCATGGAAGGCACCGCGCCTGCGCCGCCTGGACCTGCGCGAACTGCAGTAA
- a CDS encoding membrane protein insertion efficiency factor YidD: protein MIERLLIVLLQGYKRFVSPLLGQRCRFHPSCSQYAMIAIARFGAWRGGWLALRRLSRCHPLHPGGHDPVPMPEMDPKP from the coding sequence GTGATCGAGCGTCTCCTCATCGTCCTGCTGCAGGGCTACAAACGGTTCGTCAGTCCGTTGCTCGGCCAACGCTGCCGCTTCCATCCCAGTTGCTCGCAGTACGCCATGATCGCCATCGCCCGGTTCGGTGCATGGCGCGGCGGCTGGCTGGCCCTGCGCCGGCTCTCGCGCTGCCACCCCCTCCACCCCGGCGGGCACGATCCGGTGCCGATGCCCGAAATGGACCCCAAGCCATGA
- a CDS encoding 3-hydroxyacyl-CoA dehydrogenase: MSEKLLVRRAAVLGAGVMGAQIAAHLTNAGIDTVLFDLPAKDGDPDGIVRKALANLGKLSPAPLASRALAEAIVPANYETGLALLESCDLIIEAIAERMDWKQDLYRKIAPHVPAHTVLASNTSGLGINKLAEVLPEELRHRFCGVHFFNPPRYMHLAELIPAKTTDKAVLEGLETFLTTQLGKGVVYAKDTPNFIGNRIGVFSILSTIHHTQESGLGFDEVDALTGPLLGRPKSATYRTSDVVGLDTMAHVIKTMADTLPDDPWHDYFATPKWLSALIDKGALGQKAGAGIFRKAGKDITVLDLEAQDYRPADRKAADEVVEILKTRDPAERMAKLRASAHPQAQFVWAILRDLFHYSAVHLEDIAQTARDVDLAIRWGYGWQQGPFELWQAAGWKQVADWIAEDIVAGKTMSSAPLPDWVFDGREGVHAAEGSYSPAQNAKLPRSALPVYRRQRFPDPLLGERFDQGETRFENDGIRLWSDGDDIGVISFKTKMHTVSDQVLDGIQEAIGIAEQDFKGLVIWQPKEPFSAGADLAGALGLLQAGKVDAFEAMVANFQATSQRIKYSLVPVVSAVRGLALGGGCEFQMHSARTVAHLESYIGLVEAGVGLLPAGGGLKELAVRASNAAGAGGDVFAELKKTFETVAMAKVSTSAVHAKELGLLRADDVVTFNAYELLHVARQQAAALAESGYRPPLPARAIRVAGDVGIATFKMLLVNMLEGRFVSPYDYEIAERIATVLCGGNVDRNALVDEDWLIRLERQHFVELAQQDKTQARIAHMLKTGKPLRN; the protein is encoded by the coding sequence ATGTCCGAGAAATTGCTTGTACGTCGCGCCGCGGTCCTGGGCGCCGGGGTCATGGGCGCGCAGATCGCCGCCCACCTGACCAACGCCGGCATCGACACGGTGCTGTTCGACCTGCCGGCCAAGGACGGCGACCCCGACGGCATCGTCCGCAAGGCGCTGGCCAATCTGGGCAAGCTCAGCCCCGCCCCGCTGGCCTCGCGCGCGTTGGCCGAAGCGATCGTGCCGGCGAACTACGAGACCGGCCTGGCGCTGCTCGAAAGCTGCGATCTGATCATCGAGGCGATCGCCGAGCGGATGGACTGGAAGCAGGACCTGTACCGCAAGATCGCCCCGCATGTGCCGGCGCACACCGTGCTTGCCAGCAACACCTCAGGCTTGGGAATCAACAAGTTGGCGGAAGTTCTTCCAGAGGAACTTCGTCATCGTTTCTGCGGTGTGCACTTCTTCAACCCGCCGCGCTACATGCATCTGGCCGAACTGATTCCGGCCAAGACCACCGACAAGGCGGTGCTCGAGGGTCTGGAAACCTTCCTGACCACCCAGCTCGGCAAGGGCGTGGTCTACGCCAAGGACACCCCGAACTTCATCGGCAACCGGATCGGCGTGTTCTCGATTCTGTCGACGATCCACCATACCCAGGAGTCAGGCCTCGGCTTCGACGAGGTCGACGCGCTGACCGGTCCCCTGCTCGGCCGGCCGAAGTCGGCGACCTATCGCACCTCCGACGTGGTCGGGCTCGACACCATGGCCCATGTCATCAAGACGATGGCCGACACCCTGCCCGACGACCCGTGGCACGACTATTTCGCCACGCCCAAGTGGCTGTCGGCACTGATCGACAAGGGCGCGCTCGGCCAGAAGGCCGGGGCCGGCATTTTCCGCAAGGCCGGCAAGGACATCACCGTCCTCGACCTCGAGGCGCAGGACTACCGCCCCGCCGACCGCAAGGCGGCCGACGAGGTCGTGGAGATCCTCAAGACCCGGGATCCCGCCGAGCGCATGGCCAAGCTGCGCGCCAGCGCGCACCCGCAGGCGCAGTTCGTCTGGGCGATCCTGCGCGACCTGTTCCACTACAGCGCCGTGCACCTGGAAGATATCGCCCAGACCGCGCGTGATGTGGATCTGGCGATCCGCTGGGGCTACGGCTGGCAGCAGGGGCCGTTCGAGCTGTGGCAGGCGGCGGGCTGGAAGCAGGTCGCCGACTGGATCGCCGAGGATATCGTTGCTGGCAAGACCATGAGCAGCGCGCCGCTGCCCGACTGGGTGTTCGACGGCCGCGAGGGCGTGCACGCGGCCGAGGGCAGCTACAGCCCGGCCCAGAATGCCAAGCTGCCGCGCTCCGCGCTGCCGGTCTATCGCCGCCAGCGCTTCCCCGACCCGTTGCTTGGCGAGCGCTTCGATCAGGGCGAGACCCGCTTCGAGAACGATGGCATCCGGCTGTGGAGCGATGGCGACGACATCGGCGTGATCAGCTTCAAGACCAAGATGCACACCGTCTCCGACCAGGTGCTCGACGGCATCCAGGAGGCGATCGGCATCGCCGAGCAGGACTTCAAGGGCCTGGTGATCTGGCAGCCCAAGGAGCCGTTCTCCGCCGGTGCCGACCTCGCCGGCGCGCTGGGCCTGCTGCAGGCCGGCAAGGTGGACGCGTTCGAGGCGATGGTCGCCAACTTCCAGGCGACCAGCCAGCGCATCAAGTATTCGCTGGTGCCGGTGGTCTCGGCAGTGCGCGGCCTGGCGCTGGGCGGCGGCTGCGAGTTCCAGATGCACAGCGCGCGCACGGTCGCGCACCTGGAGAGCTACATCGGTCTGGTCGAGGCCGGGGTCGGCCTGCTGCCGGCCGGCGGCGGTCTGAAGGAACTGGCGGTGCGCGCGTCGAACGCGGCCGGTGCTGGCGGCGACGTGTTCGCCGAGCTCAAGAAGACCTTCGAGACCGTCGCGATGGCCAAGGTCTCGACCTCGGCCGTGCACGCGAAGGAACTGGGGCTGCTGCGCGCAGACGACGTGGTGACGTTCAACGCCTACGAGCTGCTGCATGTCGCCCGCCAGCAAGCTGCCGCGCTAGCCGAGTCGGGCTATCGCCCGCCCCTGCCCGCGCGTGCGATCCGGGTCGCCGGCGATGTCGGCATCGCGACCTTCAAGATGCTGCTGGTCAACATGCTCGAAGGCCGCTTCGTGAGCCCATACGACTACGAGATCGCCGAGCGCATCGCGACTGTGCTGTGCGGCGGCAATGTCGACCGCAACGCGCTGGTCGACGAGGATTGGCTGATCCGTCTGGAGCGCCAGCACTTCGTCGAGCTGGCGCAGCAGGACAAGACCCAGGCCCGCATCGCGCACATGCTCAAGACCGGCAAGCCGCTCAGGAACTGA
- a CDS encoding Fe-S cluster assembly protein SufE encodes MTDSPFPLEASPEQAQRAIADEFAFFGDWSERYQYLIDLGRKLPPFPDSDKTEANRLHGCQSMVWIVASGDADRLDFAAASDSAIVSGLIYLALRVYSGRSAREIVDTDASYIGDIGLAKHLSPTRSNGLAALLAFIRDRAQSALA; translated from the coding sequence GTGACCGATTCGCCCTTCCCGCTCGAAGCCTCGCCCGAACAGGCGCAACGCGCCATCGCCGACGAATTCGCCTTCTTCGGCGACTGGTCGGAACGCTATCAGTACCTGATCGACCTCGGCCGCAAGCTGCCGCCGTTTCCCGACAGCGATAAGACCGAAGCCAACCGCCTGCATGGCTGCCAGTCGATGGTCTGGATCGTGGCCTCGGGTGATGCGGATCGGCTGGACTTCGCGGCGGCCAGCGACTCGGCGATCGTCTCGGGCCTGATCTACCTGGCCTTGCGCGTGTATTCGGGCCGCAGCGCACGCGAGATCGTGGATACCGACGCCAGTTACATCGGCGACATCGGGCTGGCCAAGCACCTCTCGCCCACCCGCAGCAACGGCCTGGCCGCCCTGCTCGCCTTCATCCGCGATCGCGCTCAGTCCGCGTTGGCGTGA
- a CDS encoding acetyl-CoA acetyltransferase (Catalyzes the synthesis of acetoacetyl coenzyme A from two molecules of acetyl coenzyme A. It can also act as a thiolase, catalyzing the reverse reaction and generating two-carbon units from the four-carbon product of fatty acid oxidation) has product MTKQIQDAYIVAATRTPVGKAPKGVFRNTRPDDMLAHVLKAVVAQAPGIDPGRIDDAIIGCAMPEGEQGMNVARIGVLLAGLPDTVAAQTVNRFCSSGLQAVALAANEIRLGNADLMLAGGTESMSMVPMMGNKVALSPSVFKDDHVAIAYGMGITAEKVAEEWKVSREDQDAFALASHQKAIAAIQAGEFKDEISPYEILSHQPDLAGNTVQLKKRLVDTDEGPRPDSSLEGLAKLKPVFRNGQFGGSVTAGNSSQMSDGAAGILLASERAVNDHGLKPLARFVSFAVAGVRPEVMGIGPIAAIPKALAQAGLTLDDIDWIELNEAFAAQALAVIRDSKLDPDKVNPLGGAIALGHPLGATGAIRTATIVHGMRRRKKRYGLVTMCIGTGMGAAGVIEAL; this is encoded by the coding sequence ATGACCAAGCAGATCCAGGACGCCTATATCGTCGCTGCCACCCGCACCCCGGTGGGCAAGGCGCCCAAGGGCGTGTTCCGTAACACCCGTCCCGACGACATGCTCGCGCACGTGCTCAAGGCCGTCGTCGCGCAGGCGCCGGGCATCGATCCGGGGCGCATCGACGATGCGATCATCGGCTGCGCGATGCCCGAGGGCGAGCAAGGCATGAACGTGGCACGCATCGGCGTGCTGTTGGCCGGCCTGCCCGATACCGTCGCCGCACAGACCGTCAACCGCTTCTGCTCCTCTGGCCTGCAGGCAGTGGCGCTGGCCGCCAACGAGATCCGGCTGGGCAATGCCGACCTGATGCTCGCCGGCGGCACCGAGAGCATGAGCATGGTGCCGATGATGGGCAACAAGGTCGCGCTGTCGCCGTCGGTGTTCAAGGACGACCATGTCGCGATCGCCTATGGCATGGGCATCACCGCCGAGAAGGTCGCCGAGGAATGGAAGGTCTCGCGCGAGGATCAGGACGCGTTCGCCCTGGCCTCGCACCAGAAGGCGATCGCCGCGATCCAGGCCGGCGAGTTCAAGGACGAGATCAGCCCCTACGAGATCCTGTCGCATCAGCCGGATCTGGCCGGCAACACTGTGCAGCTGAAGAAGCGGCTAGTGGATACCGACGAGGGCCCGCGCCCGGATTCGTCGCTCGAGGGGCTGGCCAAGCTCAAGCCGGTGTTCCGCAACGGCCAGTTCGGCGGTTCGGTGACCGCCGGCAACAGCTCGCAGATGAGCGATGGCGCGGCCGGCATCCTGCTCGCGTCCGAGCGCGCGGTGAACGACCACGGCCTCAAGCCGCTGGCGCGCTTCGTCAGCTTCGCCGTCGCCGGCGTGCGGCCCGAGGTCATGGGCATCGGACCGATCGCGGCGATTCCCAAGGCGCTGGCGCAGGCCGGGCTGACGCTCGACGACATCGACTGGATCGAGCTCAACGAGGCATTCGCCGCGCAGGCACTGGCGGTGATCCGCGACAGCAAGCTGGACCCGGACAAGGTCAACCCGCTGGGCGGCGCGATCGCACTGGGCCATCCGCTGGGTGCGACGGGCGCGATCCGGACCGCGACGATCGTGCACGGCATGCGCCGCCGCAAGAAGCGCTACGGCCTGGTGACGATGTGCATCGGCACCGGCATGGGCGCTGCAGGCGTGATCGAGGCGCTGTAA
- a CDS encoding RNA polymerase-binding protein DksA, with protein MPASTPTTRPRPAGKVAVAVVARQPEPAPRTKVKVVQYKTDEETGRPILPAGYKPSADEEYMSPLQLEYFRQRLLQWRADLVEESKQTIENLKDEVRDVGDEAERATRETENSLELRTRDRYRKLIGKIDSTLKRVDSGEYGYSVDSGEEIGLDRLEARLTAERTIDEQERWEHLQKQMGD; from the coding sequence GTGCCGGCTTCCACTCCCACAACACGTCCGCGTCCGGCCGGCAAGGTCGCCGTCGCGGTCGTGGCGCGCCAGCCGGAGCCGGCGCCCAGAACGAAGGTGAAGGTCGTGCAGTACAAGACCGATGAAGAGACAGGTCGTCCCATCCTCCCGGCGGGCTACAAGCCCTCCGCCGACGAGGAGTACATGAGTCCGTTGCAGCTCGAGTATTTCCGCCAGCGCCTGCTGCAGTGGCGCGCGGACCTGGTCGAGGAATCCAAGCAGACGATCGAGAACCTCAAGGACGAAGTCCGCGATGTCGGCGACGAGGCGGAACGTGCGACGCGGGAGACCGAGAACTCGCTCGAGCTTCGCACGCGCGACCGCTACCGCAAGCTGATCGGCAAGATCGACAGCACGCTCAAGCGTGTCGACTCGGGCGAGTACGGCTACAGCGTGGACTCGGGCGAGGAGATCGGTCTCGACCGTCTCGAGGCGCGCCTGACGGCCGAGCGCACGATCGACGAGCAGGAACGCTGGGAACATCTGCAAAAGCAGATGGGGGATTGA
- a CDS encoding peptidase M23 → MPTRFVLLLLCALFALPLAAQDTDALRFPERVEQGSLVVGKVPAGSQVRYRDRALRVSGYGTVALGIGRDEVGPVQVQVIDPEGREHVATINVAPRDWPIERVNGVPPTTVNPPPAIAERIRREQAQVTQARTRDDARVDFGGRFLRPVEGRISGRFGRARSYNGQPGAPHSGMDIAAPTGTPVKAPAAGIVTFAAPDLYLTGGTLLLDHGHGVSSNFLHLSRLDAKVGDRVEQGQVIGAVGATGRATGPHLHWGMSWFDVRIDPQLVLER, encoded by the coding sequence ATGCCGACACGTTTCGTACTGCTGCTGCTCTGCGCCCTGTTCGCACTGCCGCTCGCCGCCCAGGACACCGACGCGCTGCGCTTTCCAGAGCGCGTCGAGCAAGGCAGCCTGGTCGTGGGCAAGGTGCCGGCGGGCAGCCAGGTGCGCTATCGCGACCGCGCGCTGCGCGTCAGCGGCTACGGGACGGTGGCACTGGGCATCGGTCGCGACGAGGTCGGCCCGGTGCAAGTGCAGGTGATCGACCCCGAAGGTCGCGAGCATGTCGCCACGATCAACGTCGCGCCGCGCGACTGGCCGATCGAACGCGTCAATGGGGTGCCGCCGACCACCGTCAACCCGCCGCCGGCGATCGCCGAGCGCATCCGCCGCGAACAGGCGCAAGTGACCCAGGCGCGGACGCGCGACGACGCACGCGTCGATTTCGGCGGTCGTTTCCTTCGCCCGGTCGAAGGGCGGATCAGCGGGCGCTTCGGGCGTGCGCGTTCCTACAACGGGCAGCCGGGCGCACCGCACTCGGGCATGGACATCGCCGCGCCGACCGGCACGCCGGTCAAGGCGCCTGCCGCCGGCATCGTGACGTTCGCCGCGCCCGATCTCTATCTGACCGGCGGCACGCTGCTGCTCGACCACGGCCATGGCGTGAGCTCGAACTTCCTGCATCTCTCGCGGCTCGACGCCAAGGTTGGCGACCGCGTCGAACAGGGCCAGGTGATCGGCGCGGTCGGGGCGACTGGGCGTGCGACCGGGCCGCACCTGCATTGGGGGATGAGCTGGTTCGACGTCCGGATCGATCCCCAGCTTGTCTTGGAGCGCTGA
- a CDS encoding nucleoside-diphosphate kinase — protein sequence MALERTLSIVKPDAVAKNVIGEIYSRFEKAGLKIVAAKYKQLTREEAEGFYAIHRERPFFNALVEFMTSGPVMIQALEGENAVALHRELLGATNPKDAAPGTIRADFADSIDANAAHGSDSVENAQTEIAYFFKNDEVVSR from the coding sequence ATGGCGCTCGAGCGCACCCTGTCCATCGTCAAGCCCGATGCCGTTGCCAAGAACGTCATCGGTGAGATCTACAGCCGTTTCGAGAAGGCGGGCCTGAAGATCGTGGCCGCCAAGTACAAGCAGCTCACCCGCGAGGAGGCCGAGGGCTTCTACGCGATCCACCGCGAGCGTCCGTTCTTCAACGCGCTGGTCGAATTCATGACCTCCGGCCCGGTGATGATCCAGGCCCTGGAAGGCGAGAACGCCGTGGCTCTGCACCGCGAGCTGCTGGGTGCCACCAACCCGAAGGACGCCGCGCCGGGCACGATCCGCGCCGACTTCGCCGATTCGATCGACGCCAACGCCGCCCACGGCTCGGATTCGGTCGAGAACGCGCAGACCGAGATCGCGTACTTCTTCAAGAACGACGAAGTCGTCTCGCGCTGA
- a CDS encoding dihydroorotase (Catalyzes the reversible hydrolysis of the amide bond within dihydroorotate. This metabolic intermediate is required for the biosynthesis of pyrimidine nucleotides) has protein sequence MTQTLIRNARLVNEGRIVEGDLRIGADGRIAAIGGDLSAREGERVVDAAGRWLLPGMIDDQVHFREPGLEHKADIASESAAAVAGGLTSFMDMPNTSPPTLNADALQDKYNRAAGRARANYGFYMGASNDNLDHVRRIDPLTTPGVKVFMGASTGNMLVDDPDTLDGIFRETPVPIITHCEDTPTIDAIQREYVAKYGDDIPAQCHPDIRSREACIKSTRLALALARRHDTRLHVLHISTAEELALFEAGPLVDADGRLRKRITAETCIHFLRFDRADYARLGHLIKCNPAIKDASDRSALLAALADDVIDVLATDHAPHTLAEKHNPYTRAPSGLPLVQFALVAALECVHEGHFDITRVVQKFAHAPAQLFDVSERGFLREGYFADLVLVEDTPFTVQREQVLSKCGWSPFEGTTFRSKIASTWVNGQLAWDGTQLVGDPAGQRLAFSR, from the coding sequence ATGACTCAAACCCTGATCCGCAACGCCCGCCTGGTCAACGAGGGCCGCATCGTCGAGGGCGATCTGCGCATCGGCGCCGACGGCCGCATCGCCGCGATCGGTGGCGACCTGTCCGCACGCGAGGGCGAGCGCGTCGTCGACGCCGCCGGGCGCTGGCTGCTGCCGGGCATGATCGACGACCAGGTACATTTCCGCGAGCCGGGCCTGGAGCACAAGGCCGACATCGCCAGCGAATCGGCCGCGGCGGTCGCCGGCGGCCTGACCAGCTTCATGGACATGCCCAACACCAGCCCGCCGACCTTGAATGCGGACGCGTTGCAGGACAAGTACAACCGTGCCGCCGGCCGCGCGCGCGCGAACTACGGCTTCTACATGGGCGCGAGCAACGACAACCTCGATCACGTGCGGCGGATCGACCCGCTGACCACGCCGGGCGTCAAGGTGTTCATGGGCGCCTCGACTGGCAACATGCTGGTCGACGACCCCGACACCCTCGACGGCATCTTCCGCGAGACGCCGGTGCCGATCATCACCCATTGCGAGGACACGCCGACGATCGACGCGATCCAGCGCGAGTATGTGGCCAAGTACGGCGACGACATCCCGGCGCAGTGCCACCCCGACATCCGTTCGCGCGAGGCCTGCATCAAGTCGACGCGGCTGGCGCTGGCGCTGGCGCGTCGGCACGACACCCGGTTGCACGTGCTGCACATCTCCACCGCCGAGGAGCTGGCGTTGTTCGAGGCCGGCCCGCTGGTGGACGCAGATGGACGCCTGCGCAAGCGCATCACCGCCGAGACCTGCATCCACTTCCTGCGCTTCGACCGTGCCGACTACGCGCGGCTCGGGCATTTGATCAAGTGCAACCCGGCGATCAAGGACGCCTCCGATCGCAGCGCGCTGCTGGCGGCGCTGGCCGACGACGTCATCGATGTGCTCGCCACCGACCATGCGCCGCACACGCTGGCCGAGAAGCACAACCCCTACACCCGTGCGCCGAGCGGGCTGCCGCTGGTGCAGTTCGCGCTGGTCGCCGCGCTCGAATGCGTCCACGAGGGACATTTCGACATCACGCGTGTGGTGCAGAAGTTCGCGCACGCACCGGCGCAGCTGTTCGACGTCTCCGAGCGTGGCTTCCTGCGCGAAGGCTATTTCGCCGATCTGGTGCTGGTGGAGGACACACCGTTCACCGTGCAGCGCGAGCAGGTGCTGTCCAAATGCGGCTGGTCGCCGTTCGAGGGCACGACGTTCCGCTCGAAGATCGCCTCGACCTGGGTCAATGGCCAACTGGCCTGGGACGGTACGCAACTCGTGGGCGACCCAGCCGGCCAGCGCCTGGCCTTCTCGCGCTGA